In Acidovorax sp. GBBC 1281, a single window of DNA contains:
- a CDS encoding GGDEF domain-containing protein — translation MPTFAIDLPTLLAMTVIGSVVMAACLVLVGHERRRDGLGLWAAALVLQSLAYVLLALRGRVPDMLSIVAANGLLSSVFACLLAAVCQFHRRPLPWGRLIGPVVLTLALFMAFLQDYGMRLVLAGVVFPAQLALVLWTLWRFPSPGRGAGLVALGIVLQMSVLVVRATAAATGAMPLNGLLQGGWLQHATFLSTFIAVQASSFGFIFMARDRADDTNRRMAARDPLTGVANRRAAIAALDRDIARAIRTREPLSLMMVDIDHFKRINDGLGHLVGDQVLCRVVDAMGERLRAQDMIGRYGGEEFLVVLPDTPLHGARQLAIQLCRAIEQTRFDLGGHTVPVTLSIGVFGGRIEEGDSWDMLIAAADRAMYEAKRSGRNRVAVAGDLRGVVPASALHDNPETLPPPER, via the coding sequence ATGCCCACTTTTGCCATCGATCTGCCCACGCTGCTGGCGATGACCGTCATCGGTTCCGTCGTCATGGCCGCCTGCCTGGTGCTGGTCGGCCACGAGCGCCGCCGCGACGGCCTGGGCCTGTGGGCCGCCGCCCTGGTGCTGCAGTCGCTGGCCTACGTGCTGCTGGCCCTGCGCGGCCGCGTGCCGGACATGCTCTCCATCGTGGCCGCCAACGGCCTGCTGTCCAGCGTGTTCGCGTGCCTGCTGGCGGCCGTGTGCCAGTTCCACCGCCGCCCGCTGCCCTGGGGGCGGCTGATCGGGCCGGTCGTGCTCACGCTGGCGCTTTTCATGGCGTTCCTGCAGGACTACGGGATGCGCCTGGTGCTGGCGGGCGTGGTCTTTCCCGCGCAGCTGGCGCTGGTGCTGTGGACGCTGTGGCGCTTTCCGTCGCCCGGGCGCGGCGCCGGCCTGGTGGCGCTGGGCATCGTGCTGCAGATGTCGGTGCTGGTGGTGCGCGCCACGGCCGCGGCGACGGGCGCCATGCCGCTGAACGGGCTGCTGCAGGGCGGGTGGCTGCAGCACGCCACGTTCCTGTCCACCTTCATCGCCGTGCAGGCCTCGTCGTTCGGTTTCATCTTCATGGCGCGCGACCGCGCCGACGACACCAACCGCCGCATGGCCGCGCGCGACCCGCTCACCGGCGTGGCCAACCGCCGCGCGGCCATCGCCGCGCTGGACCGCGACATCGCCCGGGCCATCCGCACGCGCGAGCCGCTGTCGCTCATGATGGTGGACATCGACCACTTCAAGCGCATCAACGACGGGCTGGGCCACCTCGTGGGCGACCAGGTGCTGTGCCGCGTGGTCGATGCCATGGGCGAGCGCCTGCGGGCGCAGGACATGATCGGGCGCTATGGGGGCGAGGAGTTCCTCGTGGTGTTGCCCGACACGCCGCTGCACGGCGCACGGCAGCTGGCGATCCAGCTGTGCCGGGCGATCGAGCAGACGCGCTTCGACCTGGGCGGGCACACCGTGCCGGTCACGCTGAGCATCGGCGTGTTCGGCGGGCGCATCGAGGAAGGCGACAGCTGGGACATGCTGATCGCCGCCGCCGACCGCGCCATGTACGAGGCCAAGCGCAGCGGCCGCAACCGCGTTGCCGTCGCGGGCGATCTGCGCGGGGTGGTGCCCGCCTCCGCACTGCACGACAATCCGGAAACCCTTCCTCCACCGGAGCGGTGA
- a CDS encoding methyl-accepting chemotaxis protein, with protein sequence MTPSVRTRSVARRVTLLALALVALALIAVSIAISVITTKAARTQITEGVRDAVDAVGQSLNAVDEANRELVRRSAQAFQRGFDPSMQLDEASGQLTSFGIAVNADYGTVDKFSQDTGGVATVFARKGEDFIRITTSVKNEKGERAQGTLLDRASPAYPPVLAGQPYTGRTMLFGKPYMAHYAPVKDAAGKVIAILFVGNDLSAFQEQMQKQVASMQFYEHGGMYVIDPRKGPQDAVFVAHPTARGKKVLEAYPGAADFLAALNASADGFVPQAAALLPAQGADPWALSTRTGSGWQVVAEVSDHEALASQRRAMGAVWPVMAVALAVVGAGIFAMVRRGVSEPLRELTGAVTLVAQGDLTQAFETRRADEMGALVREVEGMRQRYLQVLQQVRTAVDSITTASAEIATGNQDLSARTENAASSIAQTAQSMEQLTGTVRQSADAARQANQLAGSAAEVAQRGGRVVGEVVSTMADIDASSRKIADIIGVIDGIAFQTNILALNAAVEAARAGEQGRGFAVVASEVRSLAGRSAEAAREIKALIGSSVARVEAGTRLVEDAGRTMGEIVGSVRQVGDIIGEITASASEQSDSIVTVNTAVNQLDQMTQQNAALVEESAAAAQSLRDQASQLADAVQVFRLTTAQATPLAQPARPALAAG encoded by the coding sequence ATGACCCCATCTGTCCGCACCCGATCGGTTGCCCGCCGCGTCACCCTGCTGGCGTTGGCGCTCGTCGCCCTCGCCCTGATCGCGGTGAGCATCGCGATCTCGGTCATCACGACGAAAGCCGCACGCACCCAGATCACCGAAGGCGTGCGCGATGCGGTCGATGCCGTGGGCCAGTCGCTCAACGCGGTGGACGAGGCCAACCGCGAACTGGTGCGCCGCTCGGCCCAGGCGTTCCAGCGCGGCTTCGACCCCAGCATGCAGCTGGACGAGGCCAGCGGGCAGCTGACGAGCTTCGGCATCGCGGTGAACGCCGATTACGGCACGGTGGACAAGTTCAGCCAGGACACGGGCGGCGTGGCCACGGTGTTCGCGAGGAAGGGTGAGGACTTCATCCGCATCACCACCTCGGTGAAGAACGAAAAGGGCGAGCGCGCCCAGGGCACGCTGCTCGACCGGGCGAGCCCCGCCTACCCGCCCGTGCTCGCGGGCCAGCCCTACACGGGCCGCACCATGCTGTTCGGCAAGCCGTATATGGCGCACTACGCGCCGGTGAAGGACGCGGCAGGCAAGGTGATCGCCATCCTGTTCGTGGGCAACGACCTGTCGGCCTTCCAGGAGCAGATGCAAAAGCAGGTGGCCAGCATGCAGTTCTACGAGCACGGCGGCATGTACGTGATCGATCCGCGCAAGGGCCCGCAGGACGCGGTGTTCGTCGCGCACCCCACGGCGCGTGGCAAGAAGGTGCTGGAGGCCTATCCGGGCGCGGCCGATTTCCTCGCCGCCCTGAACGCCAGCGCCGACGGATTCGTGCCGCAGGCCGCCGCGCTGCTGCCCGCTCAGGGCGCGGACCCGTGGGCCTTGAGCACCCGGACCGGCTCGGGCTGGCAGGTGGTGGCCGAGGTGTCCGACCACGAGGCGCTGGCCAGCCAGCGGCGCGCGATGGGGGCAGTGTGGCCGGTGATGGCCGTCGCCCTGGCGGTGGTGGGCGCAGGCATCTTCGCGATGGTGCGCCGCGGCGTGAGCGAGCCGCTGCGCGAGCTGACCGGCGCCGTGACGCTGGTGGCGCAGGGCGACCTCACCCAGGCGTTCGAGACGCGCCGCGCCGACGAGATGGGCGCCTTGGTGCGCGAGGTGGAAGGCATGCGCCAGCGCTACCTGCAGGTGCTGCAGCAGGTGCGCACGGCGGTGGACAGCATCACCACGGCCAGCGCCGAGATCGCCACCGGCAACCAGGACCTGTCGGCGCGCACCGAGAACGCCGCCAGCAGCATCGCCCAGACGGCGCAGAGCATGGAGCAGCTGACGGGCACGGTGCGCCAGTCGGCCGATGCGGCGCGGCAGGCCAACCAGCTGGCCGGATCGGCCGCCGAGGTGGCCCAGCGCGGCGGGCGTGTGGTGGGCGAGGTGGTGTCCACCATGGCCGACATCGATGCCAGCTCGCGCAAGATCGCGGACATCATCGGCGTGATCGACGGCATCGCCTTCCAGACCAACATCCTCGCGCTGAACGCCGCCGTGGAGGCGGCCCGTGCGGGCGAGCAGGGCCGCGGCTTCGCCGTGGTGGCGAGCGAGGTGCGCTCGCTGGCCGGGCGCAGCGCCGAGGCGGCGCGCGAGATCAAGGCGCTCATCGGCAGCTCGGTGGCCCGGGTGGAGGCCGGCACGCGGCTGGTGGAGGACGCCGGGCGCACCATGGGCGAGATCGTGGGCTCGGTGCGGCAGGTGGGCGACATCATCGGGGAGATCACCGCCTCGGCGTCCGAGCAGTCGGACAGCATCGTCACGGTCAACACGGCCGTCAACCAGCTCGACCAGATGACGCAGCAGAACGCCGCGCTGGTGGAGGAATCGGCCGCAGCGGCGCAAAGCCTGCGCGACCAGGCGTCGCAGCTGGCGGATGCCGTGCAGGTGTTCCGCCTGACCACGGCGCAGGCCACGCCGCTCGCCCAGCCCGCCCGCCCCGCCCTCGCCGCGGGCTGA
- the metW gene encoding methionine biosynthesis protein MetW: protein MTEKATMHAISRLVPHGSRVLDLGCGDGAMLSYLQRERGCTGYGIEIDDANVLACVRRGVNVVQLNLEEGLAMFGDNSFDLVLQIDTLQHLRNTEVMLRETARVGRAGVVAFPNFAHWPNRLSVLRGRMPVTRRLPYQWYDTPNIRVGTFKDFEVLAHKNALRVIDAFGLQDGREVRFLPNALAGTAVFHFEHA from the coding sequence ATGACCGAGAAAGCCACCATGCATGCGATTTCCCGGCTGGTGCCGCACGGCTCGCGGGTGCTGGACCTGGGCTGCGGCGATGGCGCGATGCTGTCGTACCTGCAGCGCGAGCGCGGCTGCACCGGCTACGGCATCGAGATCGACGATGCCAACGTGCTCGCCTGCGTGCGCCGCGGGGTGAACGTGGTGCAGCTCAACCTGGAGGAAGGGCTGGCGATGTTCGGCGACAACTCGTTCGATCTGGTGCTGCAGATCGACACGCTGCAGCACCTGCGCAACACCGAGGTGATGCTGCGCGAGACGGCCCGCGTGGGCCGCGCGGGCGTGGTGGCGTTTCCCAATTTCGCGCACTGGCCCAACCGGCTGTCGGTGCTGCGCGGGCGCATGCCCGTCACGCGCCGGCTGCCGTACCAGTGGTACGACACGCCCAACATCCGCGTGGGCACGTTCAAGGACTTCGAGGTGCTGGCGCACAAGAACGCCCTGCGCGTGATCGACGCCTTCGGCCTGCAGGACGGCCGCGAGGTGCGTTTTCTGCCGAACGCCCTGGCGGGCACGGCGGTGTTCCACTTCGAGCACGCCTGA
- the metX gene encoding homoserine O-acetyltransferase MetX has protein sequence MSFIATPQSLHFADALPLQGGGAIRDYTLAFETYGTLNADRSNAVLVCHALNASHHVAGVYEGQPKSEGWWNNMIGPGKPVDTNRFFVIGINNLGSCFGSTGPMDTHPDTGEVYGADFPVVTVEDWVNAQARLLDRIGVQQLAAVLGGSLGGMQALSWALQYPDRVRHAVVVASAPNLTAENIAFNEVARRAIVTDPDFHGGHFYRHGAIPQRGLRIARMIGHITYLSDDVMNEKFGRQLRQTVMEETLPTAAATGAPAAHGGPTGYRYSTQDIEFQIESYLRYQGDKFSEYFDANTYLLITRALDYFDPALAYGGNLTLALARATARFLLVSFTTDWRFSPARSREIVKALLDNRRDVSYAEIDAPHGHDAFLLDDARYMGVVGSYFDSIAKEFA, from the coding sequence ATGTCCTTCATTGCCACGCCCCAGTCCCTGCATTTCGCCGACGCGCTGCCGCTGCAGGGCGGCGGTGCCATCCGCGACTACACCCTCGCCTTCGAGACCTACGGCACGCTCAACGCCGACCGCTCCAACGCGGTGCTGGTGTGCCATGCGCTGAACGCCTCGCACCACGTGGCGGGCGTGTACGAGGGCCAGCCCAAGAGCGAGGGCTGGTGGAACAACATGATCGGCCCCGGCAAGCCGGTGGACACGAACCGCTTCTTCGTGATCGGCATCAACAACCTGGGCTCGTGCTTCGGCTCGACCGGCCCGATGGACACGCACCCGGACACCGGCGAGGTGTACGGCGCCGACTTCCCCGTGGTCACGGTGGAGGACTGGGTGAACGCCCAGGCCCGCCTGCTCGACCGGATCGGCGTGCAGCAGCTCGCGGCGGTGCTGGGGGGCAGCCTGGGCGGCATGCAGGCGCTGTCGTGGGCGCTGCAGTACCCGGACAGGGTGCGCCATGCGGTGGTGGTGGCCAGCGCCCCCAATCTCACGGCGGAGAACATCGCCTTCAACGAGGTCGCGCGCCGGGCCATCGTGACCGACCCGGATTTCCATGGCGGACACTTCTACCGGCACGGGGCGATCCCGCAGCGCGGCCTGCGCATCGCGCGGATGATCGGCCACATCACCTACCTGTCGGACGACGTGATGAACGAGAAATTCGGCCGCCAGCTGCGCCAGACGGTGATGGAGGAAACGCTCCCCACGGCGGCCGCCACCGGCGCGCCTGCCGCGCACGGCGGGCCCACGGGCTACCGCTACAGCACGCAGGACATCGAGTTCCAGATCGAGAGCTACCTGCGCTACCAGGGCGACAAGTTCAGCGAGTATTTCGACGCCAACACCTACCTGCTGATCACCCGCGCCCTCGATTATTTCGACCCCGCGCTCGCCTACGGCGGCAACCTCACGCTGGCCCTGGCACGCGCCACGGCCCGGTTCCTGCTGGTGAGCTTCACCACCGACTGGCGTTTCTCGCCCGCGCGCAGCCGAGAGATCGTGAAGGCGCTGCTCGACAACCGCCGCGACGTGAGCTACGCCGAGATCGATGCGCCGCACGGCCACGATGCCTTCCTGCTCGACGATGCGCGCTACATGGGCGTCGTCGGCTCGTATTTCGACAGCATCGCCAAGGAGTTCGCATGA
- a CDS encoding TMEM165/GDT1 family protein gives MEAFFVSTAIVALAEMGDKTQLLSLVLAARFRKPWPIVLGILVATLANHALAGAVGAWVTTVVGPQVLRWGLGLSFIAMAVWMLIPDRLDDDASGGAPRFGVFGTTLIAFFLAEMGDKTQVATVMLAARYSAYWWVVAGTTLGMMLANAPVVWLGERITRRVPIRAVHMVSAVIFLALGLIALFAPAA, from the coding sequence ATGGAAGCCTTTTTCGTTTCGACCGCCATCGTCGCCCTCGCGGAGATGGGCGACAAGACCCAACTCCTTTCCCTCGTTCTCGCGGCGCGTTTTCGCAAGCCCTGGCCGATCGTGCTCGGCATCTTGGTCGCCACGCTGGCCAACCACGCGCTGGCCGGCGCCGTGGGCGCCTGGGTGACGACCGTCGTGGGGCCGCAGGTGTTGCGCTGGGGTCTCGGGCTGTCGTTCATCGCGATGGCGGTGTGGATGCTCATCCCCGACCGGCTGGACGACGACGCATCGGGCGGCGCGCCGCGCTTTGGCGTGTTCGGCACCACGCTGATCGCGTTCTTCCTGGCCGAGATGGGCGACAAGACCCAGGTCGCCACGGTGATGCTGGCCGCGCGCTACAGCGCCTACTGGTGGGTGGTGGCCGGCACGACGCTGGGCATGATGCTGGCCAACGCGCCCGTGGTGTGGCTGGGCGAGCGCATCACGCGGCGGGTGCCGATCCGCGCGGTGCACATGGTGTCGGCGGTGATCTTCCTCGCGCTGGGGCTGATCGCGCTTTTCGCACCCGCGGCCTGA
- a CDS encoding RNA recognition motif domain-containing protein — MGNKLYVGNLPYSFRDDDLQQTFSQYGAVQSAKVMMERDTGRSKGFGFVEMGSDAEAQAAIQGAHGQNFGGRDLVVNEARPMEPRPPRSGGGGNGGGYGGGGGRSGGFGGGGGYGGGRSSY, encoded by the coding sequence ATGGGCAACAAACTCTACGTGGGCAACCTGCCCTATTCTTTCCGCGACGACGACCTGCAACAAACGTTCAGCCAGTACGGCGCCGTGCAAAGCGCCAAGGTCATGATGGAACGTGACACCGGCCGCTCCAAGGGTTTCGGCTTCGTCGAAATGGGCAGCGATGCCGAAGCGCAAGCCGCCATCCAAGGCGCGCATGGTCAAAACTTCGGCGGCCGTGACCTCGTGGTCAACGAAGCCCGTCCGATGGAACCCCGTCCCCCCCGCAGCGGTGGTGGCGGCAACGGCGGCGGCTACGGCGGTGGTGGCGGCCGCAGCGGTGGTTTCGGCGGCGGTGGTGGCTACGGCGGTGGCCGCAGCAGCTACTAA
- a CDS encoding RNA recognition motif domain-containing protein: protein MGNKLYVGNLPYSVRDSDLEQAFGQFGAVTSAKVMMERDTGRSKGFGFVEMGSDPEAQAAIQGMNGQPLGGRSIVVNEARPMEPRPPRSGGFGGGGGGGGYGGGGGRGGGYGGGRSDGGGGGYGGGGRGEGGGGGYGGGGGRGDGGFRSPYGSGSRNGGGGGRSGGGGGGYGGGGNGGY, encoded by the coding sequence ATGGGCAACAAACTGTACGTCGGCAATTTGCCGTACTCGGTGCGTGACAGTGACCTGGAGCAGGCCTTCGGCCAATTCGGAGCCGTGACGAGCGCCAAAGTCATGATGGAGCGCGACACGGGCCGCTCGAAGGGCTTTGGCTTCGTCGAGATGGGCAGCGACCCTGAAGCGCAAGCCGCCATCCAGGGCATGAACGGCCAGCCCCTGGGCGGCCGCAGCATCGTGGTGAACGAGGCGCGTCCCATGGAACCCCGTCCCCCCCGCAGCGGCGGTTTTGGTGGCGGCGGTGGTGGTGGCGGCTACGGCGGCGGCGGTGGTCGTGGCGGTGGCTACGGTGGCGGCCGCAGTGATGGCGGCGGCGGTGGCTACGGTGGTGGTGGCCGCGGCGAAGGCGGCGGTGGTGGATATGGCGGCGGCGGTGGTCGCGGCGATGGCGGTTTCCGCAGCCCCTACGGCTCCGGTTCGCGCAATGGCGGCGGCGGTGGCCGCAGCGGTGGTGGCGGTGGCGGCTACGGTGGTGGCGGCAACGGCGGCTACTGA
- a CDS encoding SDR family oxidoreductase has protein sequence MPSSPLVFITGASSGIGQALALRFHQAGYRLALVARRTAEMQSWASANNIPADSYQIYSADVAQPDSIVAAGQDCMARQGVPDVVIANAGISVGMDTAVREDIDVMARTFATNNIGMAATFQPFVDAMAQRGSGALVGIGSVAGIRGLPGHGAYCGSKAAVISYCESLRGELRSSGVRVVTLCPGYIDTPLTRQNRYAMPFLMQPGDFADRAFAAIRAGASYRVIPWQMGVVAKLLRVLPNGLFDRLLSGRPRKHRQKSGAPH, from the coding sequence ATGCCTTCCAGCCCCCTGGTGTTCATCACCGGCGCATCCAGCGGCATCGGCCAGGCGCTCGCCCTGCGCTTTCACCAGGCCGGCTACCGGCTCGCGCTGGTGGCCCGCCGCACGGCAGAGATGCAATCGTGGGCCAGCGCAAACAACATCCCGGCAGATAGCTATCAAATTTATAGCGCCGATGTGGCGCAGCCCGACAGCATCGTGGCGGCGGGCCAGGACTGCATGGCCCGGCAAGGGGTGCCCGATGTCGTCATCGCCAACGCGGGCATCAGCGTGGGCATGGACACCGCCGTGCGCGAGGACATCGACGTGATGGCACGCACCTTCGCCACCAACAACATCGGCATGGCGGCCACGTTCCAGCCGTTCGTGGATGCGATGGCCCAACGCGGCAGCGGAGCGCTCGTGGGCATCGGCAGCGTCGCCGGCATCCGGGGCCTGCCCGGCCACGGCGCCTACTGCGGCAGCAAGGCGGCGGTCATCAGCTACTGCGAGAGCCTGCGGGGCGAATTGCGTTCGTCGGGGGTGCGGGTGGTCACGCTGTGCCCTGGGTACATCGACACCCCGCTCACCCGGCAGAACCGCTACGCCATGCCTTTCTTGATGCAGCCCGGGGACTTTGCCGACCGCGCGTTCGCCGCGATCCGTGCGGGCGCGAGCTACCGCGTCATTCCCTGGCAGATGGGCGTGGTGGCCAAGTTGCTGCGTGTGCTGCCGAACGGGCTTTTCGACCGCCTGCTGTCGGGCCGCCCGAGAAAGCACCGGCAAAAAAGCGGCGCCCCGCATTGA
- the lptC gene encoding LPS export ABC transporter periplasmic protein LptC: MIATLRRGWDRLSIYLPVALMGLMALGTWWLVRNAPTPAKPVQERPPTHEPDYFMKTFSVKSFDATGRLQSDVRGDFARHYLDTDTLEIDKAHMRSVAPDGRLTIATADRALTNADGSEVQLFGNAIVTREPLVRPGREPLPRLQFRGEFLHAWLNDERVQSNQPVTLTRGKDQFTADTMDYNNLSQIMQLQGRVKGMLMPPAGK; this comes from the coding sequence ATGATCGCCACGCTGCGCCGGGGCTGGGACCGGCTGTCCATCTACCTTCCCGTGGCCCTCATGGGGCTCATGGCGCTGGGCACGTGGTGGCTGGTGCGCAACGCGCCCACACCGGCCAAGCCCGTGCAGGAACGCCCGCCGACGCACGAGCCGGACTATTTCATGAAGACCTTCTCGGTCAAGAGCTTCGATGCCACCGGCCGGCTGCAAAGCGATGTCCGCGGCGACTTCGCGCGCCACTACCTGGACACCGACACGCTGGAGATCGACAAGGCCCACATGCGCTCGGTCGCGCCCGATGGCCGCCTGACCATCGCCACGGCCGACCGCGCGCTCACCAATGCGGACGGCTCCGAGGTGCAGTTGTTCGGCAACGCCATCGTCACCCGCGAGCCCCTGGTGCGGCCCGGGCGCGAGCCGCTGCCGCGCCTGCAGTTCCGGGGCGAGTTCCTGCACGCGTGGCTGAACGACGAGCGGGTGCAGTCGAACCAGCCGGTCACGCTGACGCGGGGCAAGGACCAGTTCACCGCCGACACCATGGACTACAACAACCTCAGCCAGATCATGCAGCTGCAGGGCCGCGTGAAGGGCATGCTTATGCCGCCGGCCGGCAAGTGA
- a CDS encoding KdsC family phosphatase yields the protein MDQPLARATAGAATPASQPLPPLRPALQFDAQLLLRAQGVRVAFFDVDGVLTDGGLYFSEAGETLKRFHTLDGHGIKLLQKAGITPAVVTGRDAPALRLRLKNLGVVHARFGTEDKRPAAESILAELGLDWAQAAVIGDDWPDLPLMRRCVLACAPCHAHIEARAVAHHVTAAAGGAGAAREFCDLLLVASGRYAQLLEAYTA from the coding sequence ATGGACCAGCCCCTCGCCCGCGCCACGGCCGGTGCGGCAACGCCCGCCAGCCAGCCGCTGCCGCCCCTGCGGCCCGCCCTGCAGTTCGATGCGCAACTGCTGCTGCGCGCGCAGGGCGTGCGCGTGGCGTTTTTCGACGTGGACGGCGTGCTCACCGACGGCGGCCTGTACTTCAGCGAAGCCGGCGAGACGCTCAAGCGCTTTCACACGCTCGACGGCCACGGCATCAAGCTGCTGCAAAAGGCCGGAATCACCCCCGCCGTGGTGACGGGCCGCGATGCCCCCGCGCTGCGCCTGCGCCTGAAGAACCTGGGCGTGGTGCATGCCCGCTTCGGCACCGAAGACAAGCGCCCGGCCGCCGAATCCATCCTGGCCGAACTGGGACTCGACTGGGCGCAGGCCGCCGTGATCGGCGACGACTGGCCCGACCTGCCCCTGATGCGCCGCTGCGTCCTCGCCTGCGCGCCCTGCCATGCCCACATCGAGGCCCGCGCGGTGGCCCACCACGTCACCGCCGCGGCGGGCGGGGCCGGCGCGGCGCGAGAGTTCTGCGACCTGCTGCTGGTGGCCAGCGGCCGCTATGCCCAACTGCTGGAGGCCTACACCGCATGA